The following are encoded together in the Planococcus antarcticus DSM 14505 genome:
- the pruA gene encoding L-glutamate gamma-semialdehyde dehydrogenase has product MIPYKHEPFTDFSVDQNRTDYLEGLKTVEAYLGQDYPLIIGGERITTEDKIVSFNPSNKEELIGNVSKSNKELAKKAMQSADEAFKTWKKVKPEVRADVLLRASAIIRRRKFEFSALLTKEAGKPWNEADADTAEAIDFLEYYARQMLRLKDGMPVESRPGEDNRYDYIPLGVGVVISPWNFAFAIMAGTTAAAMVAGNTVLLKPASTTPIVAYKFIEVLEEAGMPAGVVNFIPGPGSEVGDYLVDHPNTRFISFTGSKEVGLRIAERSSKVHEGQIWMKRLIAEMGGKNTMVVDKEADLELAAQSIVKSAFGFSGQKCSAGSRAVIVEDVYDTVLERVIELTKELTIGDPTDQSNYMGPVIDGNSYDKIMSYIEIGKEEGRLVAGGDGDNSKGFFVNPTVFADLDPQARIMQEEIFGPVVGLMKAKDFDHALEIANNTEYGLTGAVITNNRVNLEKAREDFHVGNLYFNRGCTGAIVGYQSFGGFNMSGTDSKAGGPDYIGLHMQAKITSEMY; this is encoded by the coding sequence ATGATTCCCTATAAACACGAACCGTTCACAGATTTCTCGGTTGATCAAAACCGCACAGATTACCTTGAGGGCTTGAAAACAGTTGAAGCTTACCTTGGACAAGACTACCCGTTAATTATTGGTGGAGAACGCATCACTACTGAAGATAAAATCGTTTCATTTAATCCTTCAAATAAAGAAGAACTAATTGGCAATGTCTCTAAGTCAAATAAAGAATTAGCTAAAAAAGCAATGCAGTCAGCTGACGAAGCTTTTAAAACATGGAAAAAAGTAAAACCTGAAGTTCGCGCTGATGTATTGCTTAGAGCGTCTGCAATTATACGCCGCCGCAAGTTCGAATTCTCAGCACTTTTAACAAAAGAAGCAGGCAAGCCTTGGAACGAAGCAGATGCAGATACAGCTGAAGCAATTGATTTCTTGGAATACTATGCTCGTCAAATGCTGCGCCTTAAAGATGGTATGCCAGTAGAAAGCCGTCCAGGTGAAGATAACCGTTATGACTACATTCCTTTAGGTGTAGGCGTTGTTATTTCCCCGTGGAACTTTGCATTCGCAATTATGGCTGGAACAACTGCAGCAGCGATGGTAGCAGGAAATACTGTACTATTAAAGCCAGCTTCAACAACGCCAATCGTTGCTTACAAGTTTATCGAAGTTCTTGAAGAAGCAGGTATGCCAGCAGGCGTGGTTAACTTTATTCCTGGACCAGGTTCTGAAGTTGGAGACTATTTAGTCGATCACCCGAACACTCGTTTTATCTCATTTACTGGTTCAAAAGAAGTCGGATTGCGCATCGCAGAACGTTCTTCAAAAGTGCACGAAGGACAAATTTGGATGAAACGTTTGATTGCTGAAATGGGCGGAAAAAATACAATGGTAGTGGATAAAGAAGCTGATCTTGAGCTTGCTGCGCAATCAATTGTGAAATCTGCTTTCGGCTTTAGTGGACAGAAATGTTCAGCTGGATCACGTGCAGTTATCGTTGAAGACGTATACGATACAGTACTTGAGCGCGTTATCGAATTGACGAAAGAATTGACAATCGGTGACCCAACAGATCAGTCTAACTACATGGGGCCAGTTATCGACGGCAACTCATATGACAAAATCATGAGCTATATCGAAATTGGTAAAGAAGAAGGACGTTTAGTAGCTGGTGGAGACGGAGATAATTCTAAAGGTTTCTTCGTAAACCCAACTGTCTTTGCAGATCTTGATCCACAAGCACGCATCATGCAGGAAGAAATCTTTGGCCCAGTTGTTGGCCTAATGAAAGCAAAAGATTTTGACCATGCACTTGAAATTGCCAACAATACGGAGTACGGCTTGACGGGTGCAGTTATCACAAACAACCGCGTGAACCTTGAAAAAGCCCGTGAAGATTTCCATGTCGGAAACCTATACTTTAACCGCGGTTGCACAGGTGCAATCGTTGGATATCAATCATTCGGCGGATTCAATATGTCAGGAACTGATTCAAAAGCAGGCGGACCAGATTATATCGGTCTTCATATGCAAGCAAAAATCACTTCTGAAATGTACTGA